The window GATCGACGGACAGGACGCGAACCGGTTCCAGGGCCGGGAGATCGGCGAGGCAGTCGACGGCGGCGCCGTCGGCCTCGACGGGTACGAGGTCGAGATCACCGGCGGCTCCGACACGGCCGGCCGCCCGATGCGTGGCGACGTGCCCGGGACGGAGCTCAAGCAGCTCCTGCTGACGGGCGGCGTCGGCTACGAGCCGCAGGTCGACGGCGAGCGCCGTCGCGTCACGGTCCGGGGTCGCGAGGTCAGCGACGAGACGCGCCAGATCAACGCCAAGATCGTCACCCGCGGCGACACCTCCATCGAGGAGCTGCTCGGCGAGGGCGACGAGGACGACGAGTAAGCCACTCGTCTGATGGACCGCATCGCACACGACAACGCTTCCGTCCGGACGGTGCGCGCCACGCTGGAACGCGTCGGCCGCACGGACCGCCCCCGCATCGACCTCCCCGACAGTGACACCGACGCCTTCCCCGTCGGCGAGGTCGTCCGGGTCGCCCTCGACGGGACCACCCGCCACGCCCGCGTCCACCGCGGGATGGACGAGGGGCTCGAACTCCGCGCCGTCTACGACAACGCACGGCAGGCCAGGACCGACGACGGCGAGGACCGGCTCCCCGAGTGGGTCGCCGAGCGCGACCTCGAGTTCGGGCGCTCGGTTCTCGTCGATGTCGTCGAGGCAGGGTTCTTCTACGGCGTCCGGGCGCCGGACGAGGCCGCGGTGTACGAGGTACCCGACCGGCCGGACGACGGGCTCGCGGCCATCGCCCGCGACCTGGAGGAACCGTGAGCGACGACCCCGACGGCACGGCGAGCGGTGACGCCGACGACGAAGCCGGCGAGGCTCGCCGGACCTTCCTCGCGGGCGACCGCCCCGACGACATCCTCATCTACCTCCGCGAGGACGGCATCGCGGACCCCGAGCAGCTGGCCGACCTCGGCGAGCGCACCGACGATGGGGTCGTGCTCGTCCTGCCGGGCGCCGAGGGCCGGCAGGCCTTCGAGTCCGCGACCGGTCTCGACCCGATGTCCTTCGCCGGGAGCGCGATGGACACCGAGGGCCACGTCCACCGCGACGCCACCGGCGGCGACTGTCCCGAGGGCGAGGGCGACGACCACGGTGCCCGCTTCATCTTCGCCTTCGCCGAGGCACAGAACGAGGAGGTCGGCGGCCGGTACGCCGAGGGCGACGTCATCCACGCGTACGTGGCGTGCGACTGCGGGACGACCTACTCAGAGAAGTGGGTTGCCGAGGCGGACAGCGGGGAATAGGCCCGGCCCCCTGTTCGATAGTGCATATTCAGAAAACCCGAGTAATTTGTTATTAGATTCAGTTGTACATAGGCAATAGCGACAGCTCGGCAGATATATCGAGAGATGCGGGCTGTGGAGATTCGGTCCCGTCCGGACGGGTATATAGGGAAACTAGCAACGAACTACCCACGGCCGGCAGTGGTCAGAGTCGAGCGACCGCCCGTCGGCGGTCTCCGACACCATGTCACGACCCGAGTCCGTACCCCGAGACGGCGAATCGGTCCACCGCGAGTACATCCTCGACGTGCGTATCGTCACGGTCGCCGACGACGGCGCCGACGCCCCCCGCTACCGGTTCGAGGCCCCACAGCACCGGGGTGTCGAGTTCGACAGTGCCGCCGACGCAGAACTGTACGCCGACGTCTACTTCGACGTGAACGGGTTCCAGGAGGCCGGCACGGGCGAGCGCGGGGTGCCACCCGAAATCATCCAGGCCGGGCGCGACACGCTGGCCGCCTACTTCCGGACCCAGCGCTACGCCGACACCGCGTGGGTCGCCTCCTTCTTCGGCAAGGAACCGGGACAGATAGAGCGGTACCTCGAGACGGTCCGCGCCCGCGCCGAGGAGGTCCGCGAGGGGGCCGTCGAGCACGGCGTGGCGTGACGGCGAGCCACGCCGACCCCCGGACAGAATGATAACAATACACTGACATAATCGGCGAGGGAGGCGTCGGTAGTCGGTCAGCGACCAGGTATAGACCTGCGGCGAATCTGTAGGACCCATCGGCTTGTATCGCCTTTCCGTCTCTCGATTTGGTACACCGGATATCGCTGCCCGGTCTATATATCCGACCCGAGCACACAGATGAATCGGGCCGTCCCTGTACGGGGTCGGACGGCTATTACAAGCGTTCATTATGCCGACAGGAGGGCATCCGTCCGTATGCCCGAGTTCACTCGGCGGAACCTGATGGCCACCTCCGTCGCGGCGGCGGTCGGCGCGAGCGTGAGCGGCGTCGCGACTGCAGACGAGGAGGAGTCCGACACCCCTGGCGCGCCCAGCGTGAAAGGCGAGTTGAAGCGGTTCTCCTCGACGGCGCTCGGCGCGGAGGTGACGGGCCCGTTCGTCTTCGACGACGGTTCGCTGCTGTACAGCCTCCAGCACCCCAGCACGGACAACCCCGCGCCGTTCGACAAAGCGGGCATCGGCTACGTCGAGGGGTTCAACTTCGAGTTCGACGGCGACAGTAGCGAGTTCGACGAGCTGTCGACGCCCCAGACCAACGAGGAGCAGGGGAAGGTCCGTGTGAGCACCGGCGAGTACGTCCTGCTGGCGAGCCAGGGGGACACCTTCGGCAACGGCGAGGAACTCGGCGTCCCGGAGACGCCCGACGGCACGCCCATCACTGAGTTCGCCGGCTCGCGGTACAGCGAGGCCGGCTACACCCCGGACTGCAACGAATTCATCGCCACGAACGGCGCTGGCACCGAGGGCTACCTCTTCACGAACTTCGAGGCCAGCCCCGGCAACGTCACGCGCATCCCGGTCAGCAAGGACGGCGAGTCCTGGGAGGCCGACCTCGAGAACGCGCTGAACCTCGCCAACACCGAGGCGATGCGCGAGGTCGGCGGCACCCGCATCAACTGCTACGGCGACCTCACCCCGTGGGATACGATGGTCTCCTCCGAGGAGAACTACGCCCACCCGCGGGTCGCGACGAAGGCGACCGTGAGCGACATCGACGAGGCGGGGACCGGGAAGGGACTCCGGGGCGGCCACGAGTTCTGGAACCGGCCGAATCCCAGCGAGGCCCAGAGCGCTATCGACGAGTACTACGGCGACGGCTCCTGGTACGTTCAGGCGACGTGGGCGCTCACGGGTGTCGAACTGCTCGCGTACTACCTCGGTGCCGACCCGGTCGACCAGAACGGCGAAGAGAACACGCTCGAACCCATCGGCGAGGGCTACCCCAACCCGTATCGCTACGGCTACCAGCTGGAGTTCCAGAACCCGACAGCCGAGGAGCCGACGCCGGTCAAGCACTACGCGATGGGCCGGGCGTCGTGGGAGGCCCCCGACTTCCAGCAGGACCGCAAGACCGTCTACCAGTGCTCGGACGGCGACAGCAAGGGCATCTACAAGTTCGTCGCCGACCGCCCCATCCCGAGCTACTCGGACCCGATGGACGTGGCGGGCACGCTGTACGCCCCGAAGGTGACGACCGACGCGGCGGCCGAGAAGAACAGCCCGGCC of the Haloglomus salinum genome contains:
- a CDS encoding 30S ribosomal protein S6e, whose protein sequence is MADFQVVVADPEDGTTYQFEIDGQDANRFQGREIGEAVDGGAVGLDGYEVEITGGSDTAGRPMRGDVPGTELKQLLLTGGVGYEPQVDGERRRVTVRGREVSDETRQINAKIVTRGDTSIEELLGEGDEDDE
- a CDS encoding DUF7112 family protein, with protein sequence MDRIAHDNASVRTVRATLERVGRTDRPRIDLPDSDTDAFPVGEVVRVALDGTTRHARVHRGMDEGLELRAVYDNARQARTDDGEDRLPEWVAERDLEFGRSVLVDVVEAGFFYGVRAPDEAAVYEVPDRPDDGLAAIARDLEEP
- a CDS encoding DUF5807 family protein; its protein translation is MSDDPDGTASGDADDEAGEARRTFLAGDRPDDILIYLREDGIADPEQLADLGERTDDGVVLVLPGAEGRQAFESATGLDPMSFAGSAMDTEGHVHRDATGGDCPEGEGDDHGARFIFAFAEAQNEEVGGRYAEGDVIHAYVACDCGTTYSEKWVAEADSGE
- a CDS encoding alkaline phosphatase PhoX, with amino-acid sequence MPEFTRRNLMATSVAAAVGASVSGVATADEEESDTPGAPSVKGELKRFSSTALGAEVTGPFVFDDGSLLYSLQHPSTDNPAPFDKAGIGYVEGFNFEFDGDSSEFDELSTPQTNEEQGKVRVSTGEYVLLASQGDTFGNGEELGVPETPDGTPITEFAGSRYSEAGYTPDCNEFIATNGAGTEGYLFTNFEASPGNVTRIPVSKDGESWEADLENALNLANTEAMREVGGTRINCYGDLTPWDTMVSSEENYAHPRVATKATVSDIDEAGTGKGLRGGHEFWNRPNPSEAQSAIDEYYGDGSWYVQATWALTGVELLAYYLGADPVDQNGEENTLEPIGEGYPNPYRYGYQLEFQNPTAEEPTPVKHYAMGRASWEAPDFQQDRKTVYQCSDGDSKGIYKFVADRPIPSYSDPMDVAGTLYAPKVTTDAAAEKNSPADVTLDVEWVELGHASNGEVDSWIADYDDLTQRDYLATHSDWEQGDEVTAEVLEAADREVVENGNQDLVTDQEILDWAEQYEANGPDGVDEELRRVPFLETRAAAKEIGATIEFNKAEGVDSVPGATPGDYVYFGISEFNDDMADDTGDLRMHRVDGGVVYRGELESDYNISALEPVIVGPDGTDTADVADDALINVDNVYVMEDGRVLCCEDADQFGRSYKNDCLYVYTPEEQLNQPGNGNSDGNNDNGTGRNSNSGNAGNGSTNRMAQSGAGSGMFADSDGDGDVDPSRSQFDSAFPNLNWNTWSSLFGN